ATCTACATCTAATGAAGTCCAAATTCAGACCTTAAAAAACACTTTCTTATAGATCCAATTTGGTTTAGCTTCTCTTTAGTGGGAAGTTTTAAACTGATACAGACTTCTCATTATTAACTTAACCAGAAAAACCTTATTAAGTTCATACATGAAAAGTTAGATGCAGAAGTTTCTAAAAATGTTGAATTCGCGAAAGCTACTATGTAAAAGACAACCAATTATTACAAGACTACACACTTTTCTCTAAAATATCTAAACTTAAATTTGCGCATTCACAGAGGTTCTTCTAGAAATCTAATTGGGGCAAGAGAGGAAACCAATGCACGGTTCTCCGTCGGTGCAGCGGTTCCAGTTGTTTCAGGGTTCACATCCATTCAGTCGTTTGATCGGAGATCGCTCTAACGTTTAAGGTGATGTTTCGCAATACGTATGTCCCTCTACATTTCCAGATCATAGCTAATGTTTGTAGTTTTTCACATACGAAGTTCTTGTCAAACCAATCAAACACAATTTTGTAGAATCATTTCTTATTCCAGAATCACTTCTACTCCAATCGTGAACAATTAGTTTCAAAATCGAAACCTACTGCTTCTTACTAAATCCCTGAGATTAATTTCTGCATATTTCACAATCTAATCAACTATTTTACCGATTTCAAATCAAATCCAACACAAATTCGTAAACGTTCTCGCAGATTATGAATTATTCATAATCAAAATCAATAATCACAACTAATCCATTCGACCTAACGTGATTTGGCTCAACGTAAGACCATTCGCACTAGCCAATTGCACAAACGACGAGTTTTCGAGATTTCTCCgctaataaaacaaaacacgaAAATCGCAAAATCTAGGGATTCGAATTGAGCAATGAACACATGCATGTCGAGCAATTTGGTAATATTATTAAGGTGTTGATGGAAAGAATACAAGAATGAATGGGGAAAACGAACCGGAAATGCAAATTCAATCTTCAATGAAACGCCGCGGAGGGAGAAGCCTTGAAGGGCGTTTTTGGCGGCTTTGGCATCATCGACGCGCTTGAAGAAGACGAAGGCGTAGCTGCGAGAAGTATAACAGGTGACGCTATCGAGGGCGCCGTACTGCGCGAAGAGATCCATCAGATCGGAGTCGGTCACGTCCGGCGCCAGATTCCCCACCCAGAGGTTGTTCGACGGCGACACCGACGAGTCTTCACCGCCTTCCTGAGAAGGCGGCCTCGGGGTTGATTTCGCCGGAGGCGGCATTGCGATCGAAAGAGGAGTGATCGACGAGTTCCCCTGCGTGCGAAGAAGGTTGGAGGGAAGaatggttttggttttgggaGCGGAAGAAACCCTAGAAATATTTTGTTGCAGTGAGAAACTGAATAAAGAGGAGGTTAGGTTAAAAATTAATCccaatatgttatatatatactttttcggtttttttgtttttgttttcataaCCAATCCAATGcgattaaaattgaaaaaattgaaaCCCAACAGAAAACTGAATAGGGTTGAAAACCTAAAATGACATTTGGGTGGTTGATAAGGCCTCGTTCGGGGTGGTtgtgaattttttgtttttaaatgtaaatttgaaaataaaatgcgGCAAAAATTGAGCTGTAGTGAGTTTTTATTGATTCTCAAAACGGTTTTAGTTCATTTTTCAAAACCACAAAATATGACTTTGTGATTATGGTTTTTAGTTTCAATAACTTGTAACTTCATTATCATCACAACTCACtgtcaccaccacaaccaccttcaTCGCCACCACTGCCACCTGTGAAGGTAAATGTCGACGGTGCCGTCAACTTTAATCGAATGGCTAGTTGTGGAGGGGTCATTCGCGACTTAGTAGGCTCCTGGGTGTAGGGGTTTGACTGCAATATGAGAGTGCAAGCCACTCTGAACGTCTTTCTCATAGAGTTGTTGGTTGTGCGTACGACTACGGACCTCGAGAGTGACTCTATGGAGGTGCTTGATCTGCTATGCAATCGAGAAACCAGCTCCCAACAATATCAACACATTGCCCAAGAGATTTTGCGACTCCAAGATGTTCATGGAGCTCCTGTGTTCTAGTTTTCCAATCGAGAGTCCAACTCTCTAGTTGACTATCTTACCAAGGTTGCTCTGAACCCCCTGGTAGTCATTGGTTTGATTCACCCTTTGGTGAGTGCCATGATTTGTTGGTGAAGGATCTTAGTCCGGGTGTTTCGTGTGCTTTAGGCCCTCTATTGCCTTAGTTTTCCCTTTTTTGTaaccaacaaaaaaaagaagCTCATCACATTAATACATAGAAGTTAAGGATTCATTTCaatgtgaaatttaattatgtttttgatacatcagaaagataaattgcgccCGTCAGGATTCGCAAGTTAATGATTCATTTCAATGTGAATTTAGTTCTGAgcaattgacaaaaaaaaaatatttaactcaaaattaaaataattaaaatcaaatttaaaacaGCAGTAACacaaaataagaacaaaaaAGTGGACCAGCTCATCTTCTACACAAGTGCCATAACCATGGCGACGTCATTCCTCTTCTCCAATCCACTCTCTCCCAGCTTCACACTCCCTTCCGTGAGGGTCCCACAATTACGCAGCTCGCCGGTAATTCAACACGCCGGCCACCGGGAACCAAGGGGCGCGGCGGTGGTCACTCGTGCAGGCCCCAGCACCAGCAACTTTATCTTCGCATTCACGCTTCCTCTATCTCTCCTCGCCATAACTGTCTTCACCTCCCTCCGAATCGGTTACAAGCTCGACCAAGATTTTCTTGAGGAGGTAAATAATGGGTTCTGCTCGGTAATTTGATTCTTTGTGTTGGTTGTAGGAATTTCGGAACTTTGTGCCGCGTCTTGCACGTGTTTGATGAAATTCCTCATCTGGGTTTTACACAATTGCATTCACTGAGTAAAGTTGGAACTAAAGTTTGCTTTTTGAGTTGTTTTTGTTAGAATGTTGTTTTGTCAAATTGAAAGAGATTGAGACTACAGGCTCAGTTTCAGCTTGTTTGTGTTAATTTTTCGTTAATGGTCCAACACTCAAGTAATAGAACTCTTTAGACAATCTTgacttagtgcatgtttggaaaccctTTCTACAGTTGATtctgaagccaaaatcaattatgcgGAGAAGTTTCTGTGAGTAGGTTTCGGGCTTCAGAATTGATTCCAATGGAaaaaagctgatccaaacatgctaattGACACTTGAATAGCCAACATGATCCATGCGATTTTACCCATGTCAACTTTCATTTCAGTGTATGAGTTTTTCCAGATTCTGGATATGTTCTAAATTTAGCATAAAATCTTCACACCTTAAAAACAAATCTCTGGAGTCTTGACTCTAGAAGATGGTTGATAATTTTTTTCAGTATAACTTGGGAAGGTAATTAGTACTTCCTTGTGCTTGTGATGAAGCGAGATTCGTTTAACTATGCCATCAATGTGTGTAATTTTATAACATCTTGAGGAATCTATTATCTACATAGTAACTACATTTATATGCATCTGAACAGAAGCACTTGAGTCACGTATGATATGCAATTATATTTACCAGCCCAATAAAGTATCTCAGATCTACTTCTTGTGTCTCTACTTCCAAATTTCAAGCTTCAAATACAATTGTGTATGTGGGGTTATGGACTCTTAACTAATCCCTTTTAGTTATATTTGCCAGTTATCTTTGTTTGCTGAATTGGAGATAATTCTTGTTGTGAGGAGATTTTGGTTTTAGCTTAGGAAATTGGTCTTCCCCTGATTTTCCTGACATATTTTACCAATACCAGATGGCAATGAATGAAGCTCTCATGGAAGCTGAAGAAGacattgatgatgaagatgatattgatgatgatgatatgaaaACTTCTTTACAAGAACCTTTACAACAAGAACCTGCCCTTCCGCGTACTCGCAACAGGCCAAAAAGGGAAGTTTAAATGTGACTTTAAAGTTATTCTCAGGATGATTTGCTACAGCAGATAGATCAGCAGACATGTGAAGGGGAGGAAGTGGCTTTCTATAAGATTCAAGTTTCCCTTGGTTTATGTTGCATTGGTTATATAGCTATCATTGTCTCTGCTTCAAAAGAAGTATAAATTAAGATGAGTTTAGTATTTAACCTTGTAAATGGTTAATCATGTAAGGGAGCATTTGATTTCTCCAGATGTAGGTAAAACATACTTTTTGTTCAGAAAAATGCCAATAGTTTTCACACTAAAACACGAAAATGTGTACAATGCTTTGGATTGGAGTGCTTCTGATTTTAACAAGCCTGTGTGAGAAGCTGCAAACTCTTTGGAGTTTCCCTAACAAATATTTTCCAGTTCTTATAAAATCTGGCACAAACTTCTCTTTTAATATAATCTTGTTGAATTGTCACGATCTTATTACGAAATAAGACATTTTTAAAGAAAAGCATTTCGCCATCTAAAACATTCCGAGTCCTACCTATGTTAATCTTGTTAATCCGTGAACTAAAATACCTTAGTACTCTAAATATTTGAAGCCAGACATTTTCATCACTGTTCATATGCACTGTTCATCCTATCATTTCATTGCTCTgattttttatcattatataCCACGAAACCTATAATTTCTAATAATGAATTCAGTCGATGCAGTCTGTTCTTGTAGACCCGGTTAGAACAGTATACAAGTATACCTAATACTTCAACTGAGTTCATCAGTTAAGGTTGTATTTTTTAAGGGAAAGATGATACAAATCATGAAGTTCAGAATCGACATCAATTATGGAAACGTACATTTATTGGCGTTGTATAGAGAAAATATAAGGGTCATTTACAAGACGAGGGAAGCAACTAAgcattcatattttaaaattgaaagtcAAATTTTCACTACTCCAACCTCAATAAGCGGCTCTGTCAATACTGAAACAtcaagggttaaatatgtttttcgtccctaaactttggcCGGATTtcggttttcgtccctcgccggcgTAACTTCCGGATTACGCCCCCAGACTATGGCCGGTGTTTGGTATTCGTCCCTGCCGGAGGGATTGCGTTGACTGCCGCTGCCACATGTCACTTAAagcccatgtggcattgccacgtcaattaacgAAGCTGATGTGGAAAATAGTATCCTaataaatttattgaaaaaaaaattaacaaatttaaaaaaaaaccctaattaTCTCctaactttttgttttttttttctaactttttatcatcaaattcaaaaaaaaatcttttaatcatcttcatcttcatcaaagatTAACCCAGAAAACTTTCCAAAAAActtcctcatcttcatctttttcttcttcaagtGTTTTCCCTGTTTCCAAACCCAGAAATTAACCCAATCCCTAACCCAAAAATCCAAACAAAAAGAGATTAGAACTCCAAAACTACTGATAAATGCAATCCCTCTTTTTATCTAGCAGCAGTGTTCCCTTCAGTACCCATAAAACTTACTACTGATAAATGCAATCCCTCTCCATAGATCAACAACAACGCACAGAAAGAGAAAGATGAAAATTCCTTGCCTTTGCAACGATCAGCCACCTCCAACAACATGACAGCTTGTATGAAGAgtcaaagagaaagagaagaggggATAAACCCAAGTCAAATCACAACAACAAATTCAACAAACTCAGAATCCAACAGGATAAAACCAAGCGCCAATCCCTTCCCCCTTTTCCACCACCGCCAACCACCAATAAACCCCAAAATATCCCAAAACCCCAACCCAGATCCGGTCTAGAGTTCCTCTTGCTTGTGGGCCTGGAGTGATATAGAGAAATCGGGAAAAGAAGAACGCGGGGAGCAGATCCGGTCTTCCAACAACCCCCTGCGCCGAGCGACCACCGCGGAGGTGTGGGTTTTGATGGTGCTGGGGATTCCAGTGGAAGAGATGAGAAACGGTGGTGTGCTGGGGATGTTAGTCGTGCACGGCTCTGATGCTCTGAGAAAACGAGGTCACAAGTGAGAAAAAGCTTCAAACTGACGAAGGTGCTAGGTTTTCTTTGATCTTCCTCAGAAGAATGAGTTTCAGATTAAGGAggtgaacaaaaaaaaatgtgaatggGTTTCTTTATTGCTTGGATCTTAGATTAGGAGATAATTAGGgtttttttcattaattttatttggaaataatttttttccacatCAGCTTCGTTAATTGACGTGGAAATGCCACATGGGCTTTAAGTGACATGTGGCAGCGGCAGTCAACGCAATCCCTCCGGCAGGGACGAATACTAAACACCGGCCATAGTCTGGGGGCGTAATCCGGAAGTTAcgccggcgagggacgaaaaccggAATCCGgccaaagtttagggacgaaaaacatatttaacccaaacaTCAATATGCATATAGGCACGTTCATTTGTTCAAGCAGCTACTGTTGATGTTCGTAAATacttatgaaaataaagatagagagaatcCATTTAACATGAACTGCATTTTCCTTTTGCACAATTATTGATGTCAATCTATTTCTTAATATTCACCCGTTAAAACAGAGTACCACAATAATGTCCAATAACGACAACTTCAGCCTAACTTACTAGTTAAGAGAGGGCACTTTCAAATGTGACTATATCTCCCCCTTTTTCATAGGGACACAACTGAGTCAGTGAGTAGTACATAGCCTAATGTTGCTTGCAGAGCTGAAACTTTTACTTGCTATCTCAGCTCTTTTGCATATCCTGGTCCTTTGTAACGTTGAGAGTTGTCATGATAATGCAGAAGCCGCGATACCGAAACAGGTAAAATTCTCATCAAGTATATTGTGAACTCCTTCAAACCAGTTAACAAGATATCTACTAATCCATCAATTTCTGGTTCATATTGCTCATAAACAAAAAATGCCATGAATGCGGAGACCAGACCTACATAAGAAATCAAGCTGGGTAACAATGAAAGCATGCAAACCAATAAAGTTCTGCTACTGCAAACAACAATTCCATACCTATGCCTATCAATGTTGTCAATAACTCTGACACAATCATCTTCAGAAGGTAAAGAATAACTGCAACCTGCATTGGTTAAAAATGCCACATGAAGCAATAGAATTCTAGAATCTCTATATCATAGTAAAATTTCATGCGTGCATAAATCATACTGCTTTCTAACCTGGTTCCCTAAGCCTTCCTttgttttgagaaaaaaaaggaagaaatgaaGTTGAGTAGCGAGAGAAAGTGAGAcgattatattattttttctcatttgaTTGAGAGTTGAGAACAAAAACATGATAGAATCCACATGACTACCCCCTCCCCCCATCAGCGGAAAATTGGAGAAGGTGAAATTTTGTTCAAACGAAAAATTTACTCATGTATACATGGTTATATTAAAAGATATTAGCCATTGAACACAAATATTAATTCCACTTAAAATGCTCATTATCTTCTTTCTGTTTTTCTATTTATTCAAACAATAGAAGATataatcagtttttttttataatttttctatTATCTTCATTTCCTATCCTtctattctctctctctctcttttttttttttactcaaaGGAAGCTAAGTATGTAAGAAGGAAACTGGTGAACCGCAGGCTAATTGGAAGATAGAAACTTAAAATTAACTTttccaaaaccaaacaaaagATCCTGACATCAAATAGAGTGAGTACATACATGCTCAATAAATAGATATTGCTTACAACAATCACTACAAAAAGGCTTCATAATAATTTAATCAGAACAAGACAGGAAAGGATTTTTCATTCAAAAGGAAAATTAGCCACATCTTTTACCTTCAAGAATGTAGACCAACCGTCACCTTGGGCCAGttcttttatgttttgaaaACCCTTGTTCCATAGATGTACAGTAGTTTCAACTATATCTTTCACTACCGTATCAGAGATCTCAAAATTAGACATGGACATCCTCTGTATCGGGAAACCAAATCTGTCACGAAGTGTCATACAGTTAGAGCCTGAAGAGCAGTTTCTTTCAGTGACCTATGAAGGTACAAGTTACTTGACCCAAAATCatcaaaaaacaattttcaaatgTTCAGTACTTGTAGAAATAATTCCTGTACTTAGCACTGATTTCTGGTGACATATGAGTAGCCTACTAGCCTTATAGCTAAGATACAGATCATGCGACATActcttaaaataattttaattaaataaataagccATGACTAGGGCCAAATCTTATCGTGGCAAAAATGCAACCCACATAAATTAAAACAGAAGACCAACGACCAGAGCAACtggatttcattttaaaaattgtGCCAGAGAAGACAGAGTTTCTTGATTTGTTaaaaagatagaagaaagatAAGGTCTCAGTCTATACAAGCATGCACTTACAACTTTGATGGTAGAAAGCCATGTCCGTAGAGAAGTAAGGTAACAAGCAGCAAAAGAGTCGCGGCAGATGATataaaagtacttccggaaaggAAAAACCAATAAAACAACAACACCAGTGCAAGGAAATGAATGAAGGATGTCTTCTCGTCTCTCCACAACAAAATGTCAGCCACTGTGACAATAAAGCTTAACATTATTTGGCTTGAAAAAATGTTATTATAACACTGAGATTCAGACAAGTTAACATACGCACCACGAAACATTCAATTTGATCATGTAATATGTATTCTACTAAAGTGTTTTGGAAGTGATAAAATAAATCCACATGCTCATCAAGCAGTAGTAGCTGTGCCTAGGCATGGATAGAACAACAGCAACAGAAGAAAAATTCACCACTGATGCTATTCGAGGGTATGCTTAGCAGGGAGGACGGAAAGTAGGGAGGATAGTGACAGCGGAGTGAGATGGAAAAAGGTTTTAATTGACAGTCCCCGGTGTGTGGTCAAGGGTAGAAGAACATGGGTGAAAAATCATTCAGTCCACTTTCATACTAAAGGAGgagaggcaaaaaaaaaaaaatatatggggTGCAAATGAGTTGCATTTCTCTTTCAGCACAGCAACAATTATCTTTGTAGCGTACACATGCAAAGAAGCTTCCATCCCAAATTTTTACAACTGACCTAAGCATGCCCTTAAAGAAAAGTAAACGCAAATATCTCAGCAAGCCAACAAGCAAGGTATTTACAGTTGCTGGTGATGTACTTATACTTGTGTCAGGACCAACTTAATTTGCAGGTTTATAGTTAACTACTCAAACAAGATGAATCACCCATCCATGCTATGAGGTATACCTATGAATGTGCTCCAAGTTATCCAATTTGCATCAAAAGTTGTTTTGCTTTAATTAACTTAAGAGAGAAAAACATGATTGGTGTATATAAGAACAATGTAATGCAAGATAAAACATTGTGTTCCAACCTTTTCCACCACCAAGTAGCTTTTCTGCTTTTGACTGTTCAGTGGAACTGCAACATCTTGAATAAGATGAATCTCTGGCTAAATGAGAGAATGATTCCATGGTTAATGTGATCCCTTCCTGTCAGAGAACATAAAAGCAAATATTAAGAGTTAAGATTTCTGTACCATAACACTTGCGAATAGAATATTTAACCCTATTTAGAAGTAACatataaatgaaaagaaagtgATTGGTACTGGTTGATCATTTATACAGTGTCCAACATTTATAGACCACTTGATTAATACCTTCAAAACAAATTCTAGTAATTGGTAAATTAAATGAATCCATCTTCAACTAATATCTTAAAGTACCTGGATTAACAGAAGGAACatcataatatataatatatatatatatatatatatatagatataagtCTGAAAACCTCTAGTGTGTCTGTGAGTGTGTGGTTGTGGTTGGGGGGGAGGCATGAGGGCTGAACAGTGTGAAGGCATCATCCTTTTATTGCTTAAAAGAGTCTTCATATGTTAGATCACATTTTACCTCTTAGTAGTCACATAGGTATACCCCACATAGTCAGTGTTTACTAACAGTTCgcatagaaaataaaaagaatacgAAATATTTAACGCATAACAAAttcaaagaaagaagaagcatAAACCTCAAGGGAGACTATCGGTGAGTATCCAATATTTTTCTGAGCTGCCGAGCAATTAAAAGTACGGGTGTGTAAAGCTGActgaaaaaaatgaattaataaaGGACAACTGAAGTATCTCGACTTCAGAACTGAGAGAATGTATCGCACTAAATTGGCTGGAAGTTTGATGAATGGCCTGCAATTAAAGGATTTCTCTGCCTTGGTTAACAGTATAAGAGGTCATAAACCAGCAATGAAGAA
This portion of the Lotus japonicus ecotype B-129 chromosome 3, LjGifu_v1.2 genome encodes:
- the LOC130747386 gene encoding uncharacterized protein LOC130747386, whose amino-acid sequence is MATSFLFSNPLSPSFTLPSVRVPQLRSSPVIQHAGHREPRGAAVVTRAGPSTSNFIFAFTLPLSLLAITVFTSLRIGYKLDQDFLEEMAMNEALMEAEEDIDDEDDIDDDDMKTSLQEPLQQEPALPRTRNRPKREV
- the LOC130747383 gene encoding 3beta-hydroxysteroid-dehydrogenase/decarboxylase, coding for MAVDDRFTDSNPKTTCVVLGGNGFVGRSLVLKLLKLGNWIVRVADSAYSLQLHHSESLLAEALSSSRASYFHLDLRDKRQIVKVLEGSSVVFYMDVAGYNANDFYSCYKLVVQGAKNVISACRECRVKRLVYNSSADVVFDGLRDIRNGDESLPYPWKIDNMLSDLKAQAEALILRSNDIDGLLTCSLRPSNVFGPGDTELVPYFLNLARYGFAKFIIGTGDNLSDFTFSENVAHAHICAEEALNFQTVSVAGKAFFITNLEPMKFSEFLSLLLEGLGYKRPFIKLPANLVRYILSVLKSRYFSCPLLIHFFQSALHTRTFNCSAAQKNIGYSPIVSLEEGITLTMESFSHLARDSSYSRCCSSTEQSKAEKLLGGGKVADILLWRDEKTSFIHFLALVLLFYWFFLSGSTFISSAATLLLLVTLLLYGHGFLPSKLFGFPIQRMSMSNFEISDTVVKDIVETTVHLWNKGFQNIKELAQGDGWSTFLKVAVILYLLKMIVSELLTTLIGIGLVSAFMAFFVYEQYEPEIDGLVDILLTGLKEFTIYLMRILPVSVSRLLHYHDNSQRYKGPGYAKELR